The segment GGAATGGTTGAGAAAATGAGCAGGAAAATATCAAGCATTTTGATCGCAAACAGGGGCGAAATAGCCCTGCGAATAATCAGGGCCTGCAGCGAGCTTGGCATAAAATCCATGGCGATTTATTCCGACGAGGACGTCAGAGCAGTCCACGTCAAGCGCGCTGACGAAGCGTTCCACATCGGACCGGCGGCCCCGGCAGCAAGTTATCTCAACATGCAAAAGATAGTCGAGACCGCCAAGGCGGCGGGTGCCGACGCAATCCATCCCGGCTATGGCTTTCTGTCGGAAAACGAGAACTTTCCGGAAATGTGCGAAAGAAACGGCATTGTGTTCATCGGTCCAAAAGCGAAAGCCATGGAAGTAACGGGCGACAAGATGAAATGCAAAGAGGTGATGAAAAACGCAAAGGTTCCAACCGTTCCGGGCAGCGACGGGATAATCGAAGACGTGGAAAAGGCCGCAGATATCGCTCACAACGCCGGTTACCCTGTGCTTCTGAAGTCTGCGTTTGGAGGCGGGGGAAGGGGCATCAGGCTTGCTAGGGACGAAAAACAGTTGCGGCAGGAATTCGAGATGGCCTCCGCTGAGTCGAGAGCTGCCTTTGGAAAAGCAGCCCTTTTCGTTGAAAAGTACCTACAAAAAATCAGGCACATCGAATTCCAATTGATAAGAGACTCCCACGGCAATGGCAGGCATCTTTTCGAGCGCGAATGCTCCATACAGCGAAGGCACCAGAAACTCATTGAAATGTCCCCGTCCCCGGTAGTTGATCAAAAGACCCGGGACAGGATAGGCGAGATCGCGGTGAGGGCTGCCCATGCAGTTGACTACCTCAATGCAGGCACGGCCGAGTTTCTGCGCGACCCCGAAGGCAACTTTTACTTTATAGAAATAAACTCCAGGCTTCAGGTAGAGCACCCTGTCACCGAGCTTGTCACAGGTCTTGACCTTGTCAAGCTGCAAATTGCTGTCGCAGAAGGAGAGGAAATTCCCTTCGAGCAGGAGGACTTGAAAATGAATGGCTGTGCAATGGAGTGCAGGATCAACGCGGAAGACCCGTTCTATGACTTTGCGCCGTCGGTGGGACCCGTGCCGAATTGCAACATTCCATACGGGCCCGGCATCAGAGTTGACACCTATCTCTACCCAGGATGCACGGTATCAGGCTACTACGATTCGCTTGTTGCAAAGCTACTTGCATGGGGGCGCAACTTTGACGAGTCGCGTGTCAGGATGAGAAACGCCTTGTCTGAATTTACAATTGAGGGTATCAACACTACCATCCCCTTGTACAAGACTATCATGGAGGAGCCAAATTTCATCAAGGGGGAGCTTTCGACGGACTATTTGGAGAGGTACAAGGTTTTCGACAGGATGGCCGAGGACCAGAAGGCTGAGACGTCCAAGTCTTCTGTTGCAGCTGTGGCCGCGGCATTGCTTTACTCAGAGTTTGTAAAGGGAAGTAGTGTGGCTCCGGTAACTGAGCAGGCCAAGTCTGTCACCAAGAGCCCTAGCTCTTCGGCGCGCTGGAAGTCCAGGGTGGGGAACAACTAGTGGAGTTCAAAATAGGCGACCTGGCGCAGCTGCTGGGAGGTGAGATTGTCCGGACTGCAGACAATTCTTCGGTTATCTTGAACATCGGTGGAAAGGAAAGGACACTGAGGCTCCTAAAATCTACCAGCAACGACTTTGAGTTCATACTCGACAACTCATACCACCACGCAAAGATTCTGCAGTCCAGCAGTGCAGAAGTCAGGCTAGTAGTCGACGGAGTCCCAGTTACCCTGAGAAAGCACTCAAAGCTTACAGAGGTCCTCGAAAAGTCCTCTGCTGCGGCGGGGCTTTCGGGCGGAGACAGGAACCTTGCCAGCCAGATACCTGGCAGGGTTGTAAGCATCAACGCCAAAGCCGGCGAGGAGGTAAAGAAGGGCGACGTGGTCGTAGTCTTGGAATCCATGAAGATGCAGGTAGCCGTCAAAGCACACAAAGACGGGACTCTCAAGGAGATCAGGGTGAAGCAGGGCGCTAGTGTTGCGCGCCATGACGTTCTGGCGGTAATCGAGTAATCGCCTGTCACTGAACTCCCTGCAATGTATTTCGCATCCCGAGCAATGTTGCTCGAGATCAGCGGATAGCAACATGAAATTCTTCTTTTGCTATATTTTTATAATCCGAGCATTTACAGGCAATTATCCATGAAGAGACTGGACCTGATAATCCCGCACGAGCGCCTTACCGAAGTTAATGAGCTCCTCCACAGACACAAGGTTGGTGGCATGACGTTTTACGATGTCAAGGGAAGGGGAAGGGCAAAGAGAGAACCCGTCTCAGTCGGCAGGGGCGTCATGCGATACGTGCCAGAATTCAGCTTTCGAACCAAGATAGAGGTGCTAGTCCAGGACTCTGTCGCACAGGAAATTATCAAAGATGTCCTCAAAGTAATTACAACCGGTTCTGCGTCAGACGGCAAGATTTTCGTCTACGATGTAGCAGAAGCGTACGACATCGGGAGCGGAGAAACCGGGGACGTGGCCCTCTAGTCACTGGCGACTAATCCAAAGAAAAAGTTATAATCTTGTGTGCGCGCAAGAGTGTGTAATGCAAAACCAGTCTGAAGCGCAAGAGAGAAGGACTATGCCGGTTTGCCTCAGCCCGGATCAGTTGAAGGTAATCGAGTTGTACGCAAAGAGCAAAGGAATGCTCAATGCCAGCCAAGCTATTGAGGACGTGGCAGGCAACGCAAACTAGCCTGCGCGGCTAGATCGCTTTTTCTCCCCTCACTTTTGATCCGATATCCACGGCATCGTCGATATCAGAGACAAAGATTTTGCCCTCTCCCTTTATTCCGGTGCTAGTACTTGAAAGCAGTTTTTCAACCACCTTGTCTACCATCGCTTCATTGACAACTATAACAATCGTCGAATTCATGTTAAACGCTGGCCGGAACGTTGTGGTGCCTCTGCTTCCGTGAACCTCGGGCCGAGGTATTTCACCGCGCCCCTTGGTATCATAATAAGTCAGTCCGCCAAGGTTCAACTCCTTGAGAGCTGTGAATGCCTTATCGAGCCTGGCGGTAGGGATTACTGCCTCGATCTTTTTCATGTTTAAATGACCGCTGGGAATTCCAGCATGTTTTATTAATCTTTTATTGTGCCTGCGGAGCTCTTTTGCGCGATATTGCCTGTCGTAGAAAGGACTGCTTTTAGAAAAAGGAAAAAGAGGGAGTCGGCTTTATCCGACCCTTAAGATACGTTAACGGTGCCTAGCATCGTCGGGTGCAGCTGGCAGAAGTACTTGTACGTGCCTGCCTTTGTGAAGGTAAAGCTGTAGCTTGACTTTG is part of the Nitrososphaera sp. genome and harbors:
- a CDS encoding acetyl-CoA carboxylase biotin carboxylase subunit; translation: MVEKMSRKISSILIANRGEIALRIIRACSELGIKSMAIYSDEDVRAVHVKRADEAFHIGPAAPAASYLNMQKIVETAKAAGADAIHPGYGFLSENENFPEMCERNGIVFIGPKAKAMEVTGDKMKCKEVMKNAKVPTVPGSDGIIEDVEKAADIAHNAGYPVLLKSAFGGGGRGIRLARDEKQLRQEFEMASAESRAAFGKAALFVEKYLQKIRHIEFQLIRDSHGNGRHLFERECSIQRRHQKLIEMSPSPVVDQKTRDRIGEIAVRAAHAVDYLNAGTAEFLRDPEGNFYFIEINSRLQVEHPVTELVTGLDLVKLQIAVAEGEEIPFEQEDLKMNGCAMECRINAEDPFYDFAPSVGPVPNCNIPYGPGIRVDTYLYPGCTVSGYYDSLVAKLLAWGRNFDESRVRMRNALSEFTIEGINTTIPLYKTIMEEPNFIKGELSTDYLERYKVFDRMAEDQKAETSKSSVAAVAAALLYSEFVKGSSVAPVTEQAKSVTKSPSSSARWKSRVGNN
- a CDS encoding biotin/lipoyl-containing protein gives rise to the protein MEFKIGDLAQLLGGEIVRTADNSSVILNIGGKERTLRLLKSTSNDFEFILDNSYHHAKILQSSSAEVRLVVDGVPVTLRKHSKLTEVLEKSSAAAGLSGGDRNLASQIPGRVVSINAKAGEEVKKGDVVVVLESMKMQVAVKAHKDGTLKEIRVKQGASVARHDVLAVIE
- a CDS encoding P-II family nitrogen regulator codes for the protein MKRLDLIIPHERLTEVNELLHRHKVGGMTFYDVKGRGRAKREPVSVGRGVMRYVPEFSFRTKIEVLVQDSVAQEIIKDVLKVITTGSASDGKIFVYDVAEAYDIGSGETGDVAL
- a CDS encoding P-II family nitrogen regulator, whose product is MKKIEAVIPTARLDKAFTALKELNLGGLTYYDTKGRGEIPRPEVHGSRGTTTFRPAFNMNSTIVIVVNEAMVDKVVEKLLSSTSTGIKGEGKIFVSDIDDAVDIGSKVRGEKAI
- a CDS encoding plastocyanin/azurin family copper-binding protein, which translates into the protein KSSYSFTFTKAGTYKYFCQLHPTMLGTVNVS